In the genome of SAR202 cluster bacterium, the window GCGACTGGGAAGACCAAGGTGGAAGTGGAGCAGAATATGAAGGAGGCGGTGGAGATGCATATCAGGGGCCTTCAGGGTGATGGTCTTCCGGTTCCACATTCCAGCGCGTCGGCGGAGTATGTGTCTGTTGGAGTCTAGTCAGTCCTAATCTCCTCAATTTTAAAATTGCTGGTGATTTTGGCGACGCCGCGCATGGTGGCGCCGACGGAGCAGTATTTGTTTTCGGATAGGTGGATGGCGCGTTGGACTTTGGCCTGGTCCAGGCTGCGGCCTTTGAGGGTGTAGAGGAGGCGGACCTGGCGAAACTCCCAGGGCGGGTTGGGGGCCTGGAGGCCTTCGACGGAGACTTCCAGGGATTGTAGGTCCTGGCGCTG includes:
- a CDS encoding type II toxin-antitoxin system HicB family antitoxin, with the protein product MKRQFLVVIEKANKNYSAYSPDLPGCIATGKTKVEVEQNMKEAVEMHIRGLQGDGLPVPHSSASAEYVSVGV